A genomic stretch from Corynebacterium sp. 21KM1197 includes:
- the greA gene encoding transcription elongation factor GreA, with translation MAEEQKQYITPETKAKLESELQALIDHRPVVAAEINERREEGDLKENAGYDAAREMQDQEEARIKQISEILANSTTERSSMIEGVAHVGSVVHVYYNGDENDKETFLIGTRAAASDNKDLETYSEQSPLGAAIVGAQEGETREYTAPNGNTLTVTIVSAAPYDSDKAATPRSAQ, from the coding sequence ATGGCAGAAGAGCAAAAGCAATACATCACCCCGGAAACCAAGGCCAAGCTGGAGTCCGAGCTGCAAGCCCTCATCGACCACCGCCCGGTGGTGGCCGCCGAGATCAACGAGCGCCGAGAGGAGGGTGACCTCAAGGAGAACGCCGGCTACGACGCCGCCCGCGAGATGCAGGATCAGGAAGAAGCCCGCATCAAGCAGATCTCCGAGATCCTGGCCAACTCCACCACGGAACGATCCAGCATGATCGAGGGCGTGGCCCACGTGGGTTCCGTGGTGCACGTGTACTACAACGGCGATGAGAACGATAAGGAGACCTTCCTCATCGGTACCCGCGCCGCGGCCTCCGATAACAAGGACCTGGAGACCTACTCCGAGCAGTCCCCGCTGGGTGCGGCCATCGTGGGCGCCCAGGAGGGCGAGACCCGCGAGTACACCGCCCCCAACGGAAACACCCTGACCGTGACCATCGTCTCCGCGGCTCCTTATGACTCCGATAAGGCCGCCACTCCCCGCTCCGCCCAGTAA
- the coaA gene encoding type I pantothenate kinase produces MSRATVASPYLDFDRTQWGQLRQSMPLVLTEEEVVQLRGIGENIDLAEVAEVYLPLSRLIHLQVAARQKLSDATETFLDGTQRSPNPHEHPPFIIGLAGSVAVGKSTTARVLQVLLQRWESHPKVDLVTTDGFLYPAADLRKRRMMNRKGFPESYDRRALLRFVTEVKSGVPEAQAPVYSHHLYDRVPGEHYVVRRPDILILEGLNVLQTGPTLMVSDLFDFSVYVDARTSVIEQWYIDRFLTMREGAFRKPGAHFRHFAELDDAAATHAAREIWQSINLPNLVENILPTRVRASLVLTKDSDHRVQRVRLRKI; encoded by the coding sequence ATGTCGCGTGCCACCGTCGCCAGCCCCTACCTCGACTTTGATCGCACCCAGTGGGGCCAACTGCGCCAATCCATGCCACTGGTGCTCACGGAGGAAGAGGTGGTGCAACTGCGCGGTATCGGTGAAAACATCGACCTCGCGGAGGTGGCGGAGGTATATCTGCCGCTCAGCCGCCTCATTCATCTTCAAGTGGCCGCGCGCCAGAAGCTTAGCGACGCCACCGAGACCTTCCTCGACGGCACGCAGCGCTCCCCCAACCCGCACGAGCACCCGCCGTTTATCATCGGCCTGGCCGGCTCCGTGGCCGTGGGCAAGTCCACCACCGCCCGCGTACTCCAAGTGCTCTTGCAGCGCTGGGAATCCCACCCCAAGGTCGATCTGGTCACCACCGACGGCTTCCTCTACCCCGCCGCCGACCTACGCAAGCGCCGCATGATGAACCGCAAGGGCTTCCCCGAGTCCTACGACCGCCGCGCCCTGCTCCGCTTTGTCACCGAGGTCAAATCCGGCGTGCCGGAAGCCCAGGCCCCCGTGTACTCCCACCACCTCTACGACCGGGTGCCCGGCGAGCACTACGTGGTGCGCCGCCCGGACATTTTGATCCTGGAGGGCCTCAACGTGCTTCAAACCGGCCCCACCCTCATGGTCTCCGACCTCTTCGACTTCTCCGTGTACGTGGACGCGCGCACCTCCGTGATCGAGCAGTGGTACATCGACCGCTTCCTCACCATGCGCGAGGGGGCCTTCCGCAAACCGGGCGCGCACTTCCGGCACTTCGCGGAGCTTGACGACGCCGCCGCCACCCACGCCGCCCGCGAAATCTGGCAGTCCATCAACCTGCCCAACTTGGTGGAAAATATCCTGCCCACCCGCGTGCGCGCCTCCCTGGTACTCACCAAGGACAGCGATCACCGCGTGCAGAGGGTGCGGTTGCGGAAGATTTAG
- a CDS encoding DUF4307 domain-containing protein codes for MASQPFERPQSRYGAARPAQGSGGISGKIVAIVMVALLIALVIVVARFLATRDDATVKASMSNFERVDDSTMHLDIDVTRNQPDVPSYCIVTAMNYDKAEVGRREVLIPAGGPETQRMAVEIPTRDRAVSGSVYGCSTQIPAYMDL; via the coding sequence ATGGCCTCACAGCCTTTTGAGCGTCCGCAATCCCGGTACGGTGCCGCGCGCCCCGCTCAGGGTTCCGGCGGCATCAGCGGGAAGATCGTCGCCATCGTGATGGTGGCGCTGCTCATCGCGCTCGTCATCGTGGTGGCACGTTTCCTGGCCACGCGCGACGACGCCACCGTCAAGGCCTCCATGAGCAACTTCGAGCGGGTGGATGATTCCACCATGCACCTGGATATTGACGTCACGCGCAACCAGCCCGATGTGCCCAGTTACTGCATTGTCACCGCGATGAATTATGACAAGGCCGAGGTGGGCCGCCGGGAGGTTCTGATCCCGGCCGGTGGGCCGGAGACGCAGCGCATGGCCGTGGAGATTCCCACGCGCGATCGCGCCGTTTCCGGCAGCGTCTACGGCTGCTCCACCCAGATTCCCGCCTACATGGATCTTTAA
- a CDS encoding PIN domain-containing protein, producing MFTVVLDSCVILPATLNDSILRLAEARCFGVRWSTDIMEEVRRNMIGKFNLPPDTADKRIGAMREAFPFADIKGYENLIPVMSNDSKDRHVLAAAVRSDAHTIVTNNLKDFPPESLDPWGIEAVHPDQFLLSQLDLSPRKVLDTLKNQVDDNKYPPKSADELFASLRRCGVPDFADELSRHW from the coding sequence ATGTTCACCGTGGTTCTGGATTCCTGCGTGATCCTCCCTGCCACCCTTAACGACTCCATCCTCAGGCTTGCCGAGGCTAGATGCTTCGGCGTCCGCTGGTCCACTGACATCATGGAAGAGGTCAGGCGCAACATGATCGGGAAGTTCAACCTACCCCCAGACACAGCCGACAAACGCATTGGAGCCATGCGGGAAGCATTCCCCTTCGCAGACATCAAGGGATACGAGAATCTCATCCCTGTGATGAGCAATGACTCCAAGGATCGCCATGTTCTCGCTGCCGCCGTGCGTTCTGACGCACACACCATAGTCACCAACAACCTCAAGGACTTCCCACCGGAGAGCCTGGATCCGTGGGGGATTGAAGCCGTCCACCCAGACCAGTTCCTGTTAAGCCAGTTGGATCTCAGTCCCCGGAAAGTACTGGATACCCTCAAGAACCAGGTAGACGACAATAAATACCCTCCCAAGTCAGCCGATGAGCTGTTTGCGTCGCTACGCAGGTGCGGGGTACCTGACTTCGCCGACGAGCTGAGTCGTCACTGGTAA
- a CDS encoding Nramp family divalent metal transporter, translated as MTTSVDKPARPQPRLASLLGPAFVAAIAYVDPGNVAANLSAGAEYGYLLLWVLVLANLMAALVQYLSAKLALVTGRSLTAELAERLPRAPRWLYWGQAEIIVAATDIAEVIGGAVALHLLFGTPLLLSGIIVSAVSLTMLILQGGRTQRSFEAVIVGFLAIITIGFVSGLFVSGLDLRGMAEGLVPRFQGTPTILLAASMLGATVMPHAIYLHSGLVRDHRFRPEGEHGMRHHLRATKIDVGLALSVAGSVNIAMLCLAAQALRGVEGTDTIEGAHRAVTEHLGAGIGVIFAIGLLASGLASTSVGCYAGDMVMRDLLKFRVPLVVRRCITLLPALIILASGAEPTWALVLSQVVLSIGIPFALIPLAWLTARTKVMGKWANPTPLNIAATVVCAAIVALNIALIWLTLTGQA; from the coding sequence GTGACAACCTCCGTCGATAAGCCCGCGCGGCCCCAGCCGCGCCTCGCAAGCCTGCTCGGCCCCGCCTTCGTGGCCGCCATCGCCTACGTCGATCCCGGCAACGTAGCCGCCAATCTCTCCGCCGGCGCGGAGTACGGCTACCTGCTGCTGTGGGTGCTCGTGCTCGCCAACCTCATGGCCGCGCTCGTGCAGTACCTTTCCGCCAAACTCGCGCTGGTGACCGGGCGCAGCCTCACCGCGGAACTCGCGGAGCGCCTGCCACGAGCCCCGCGCTGGCTGTACTGGGGCCAAGCGGAGATCATCGTCGCGGCCACGGACATCGCGGAGGTCATCGGCGGGGCCGTGGCCCTCCACCTGCTCTTTGGCACCCCGCTGCTCCTGAGCGGAATCATCGTCTCCGCCGTCTCACTGACCATGCTGATCCTGCAAGGCGGGCGCACCCAGCGCAGTTTCGAGGCCGTGATCGTGGGCTTCCTGGCGATCATCACCATCGGATTCGTCTCCGGACTCTTCGTCTCCGGCCTGGATCTGCGCGGCATGGCCGAGGGCCTGGTTCCCCGCTTCCAGGGCACCCCCACCATCCTGCTGGCCGCCAGCATGCTCGGCGCCACCGTCATGCCGCACGCCATCTATCTCCACTCCGGGCTCGTGCGCGATCATCGCTTCCGTCCCGAGGGCGAGCACGGCATGCGCCACCACCTGCGCGCCACCAAGATCGACGTGGGCCTTGCGCTCAGCGTGGCGGGCAGCGTGAACATCGCCATGCTCTGCCTGGCCGCCCAGGCGCTGCGCGGCGTGGAGGGCACGGACACCATCGAGGGCGCCCACAGGGCCGTCACCGAGCACCTGGGCGCGGGCATCGGCGTGATCTTCGCCATCGGTCTGCTCGCCTCCGGCCTGGCCTCCACCTCCGTGGGCTGCTACGCGGGCGATATGGTCATGCGCGATCTCCTCAAGTTCCGCGTGCCCCTGGTGGTGCGCCGCTGCATTACCCTGCTGCCCGCGCTCATCATCCTGGCCTCCGGCGCGGAACCCACCTGGGCACTCGTGCTCAGCCAGGTGGTTTTGAGCATTGGCATTCCCTTTGCCCTCATTCCGCTGGCCTGGCTTACGGCACGCACCAAAGTGATGGGCAAGTGGGCTAATCCCACCCCCCTCAATATCGCCGCGACGGTGGTATGCGCGGCCATTGTGGCGCTCAATATCGCACTCATCTGGCTCACCCTCACCGGGCAAGCTTAG
- a CDS encoding isoprenyl transferase, protein MNVLSSRLLYPLYEARLRLELKGLPQPRHVAVMCDGNRRWAREAGFEDVSHGHRVGARKIGEMVRWCRDTKVELVTVYLLSTENLRRSPEELGMLLDIIADVVDELAQPDNNCRVRLVGHLDLLPAEVAQRISHAVETTRDHTGVSVNVAVGYGGRQEIVDAVRDLVEHEVAAGTPAEQIADKVTVNSISRHLYTSGQPDPDLVIRTSGEQRLSGFLLWQAAYSEIWFTDTYWPAFRRIDFLRALREYSKRTRRFGK, encoded by the coding sequence GTGAATGTCCTTTCGAGTCGCCTGCTTTACCCGCTCTACGAGGCGCGGCTACGCCTGGAACTCAAGGGACTGCCGCAGCCCCGCCACGTGGCCGTGATGTGCGACGGCAACCGACGCTGGGCGCGGGAGGCGGGCTTTGAGGACGTCAGCCACGGGCACCGCGTGGGGGCGCGCAAGATCGGGGAAATGGTGCGCTGGTGCCGCGATACCAAGGTGGAACTGGTCACCGTGTATTTGCTTTCCACGGAGAACCTGCGCCGCAGCCCGGAGGAGCTGGGAATGCTTCTGGACATCATCGCGGACGTGGTGGATGAATTAGCGCAGCCGGATAATAATTGCCGCGTGCGCCTGGTGGGGCACCTTGACCTACTACCAGCCGAGGTTGCCCAGCGTATTTCTCACGCGGTGGAAACCACCCGGGACCACACCGGGGTGTCCGTGAACGTGGCGGTGGGATACGGGGGCCGCCAAGAGATCGTGGACGCCGTGCGGGACCTGGTGGAACACGAGGTGGCAGCGGGAACCCCGGCGGAACAGATCGCGGACAAGGTCACCGTGAACTCCATCTCCCGGCACCTCTATACCTCCGGGCAACCGGACCCGGACCTGGTGATCCGCACCTCCGGGGAACAGCGGCTTTCTGGCTTTTTGCTATGGCAGGCCGCGTACTCGGAGATTTGGTTTACCGATACGTACTGGCCGGCCTTTCGCCGCATTGATTTTCTGCGGGCCCTGCGCGAATACTCCAAGCGCACCCGCCGATTTGGAAAGTAG
- a CDS encoding Bax inhibitor-1/YccA family membrane protein: MRSSNPVFSNLTESTEHELREGGYQQASAERPMTIDDVVSKTGITLAIIIALAVVNFTIGMSNPSLAILLTGVGAIGGFITVLVSAFSKSFGSAAITLIYAAFEGLFVGGFSFLFANTGFAAGATGSANADMAIIGQAILGTVGVFIGMLVVYRTGAVKVTPKFNRIVTGVIVGIAVLALGNLLTALIFDFNPLRDGGPLAIVFSLVCIVLAALSFLQDFDQADRLIRAGAPAKNAWGVALGLAVTLVWLYTEILRLLSYLRND; the protein is encoded by the coding sequence ATGAGAAGCAGCAACCCGGTATTTAGTAATCTCACCGAATCCACCGAGCACGAACTGCGCGAGGGCGGCTATCAGCAGGCCAGCGCTGAGCGCCCCATGACTATCGACGACGTGGTGTCCAAGACCGGCATCACGCTCGCCATTATCATCGCCCTGGCCGTGGTGAACTTCACCATCGGCATGAGCAACCCGAGCCTGGCGATCCTGCTCACCGGAGTGGGTGCCATCGGCGGCTTCATCACCGTGCTGGTCTCCGCCTTTAGCAAGAGCTTCGGCTCCGCCGCGATCACCCTCATCTACGCCGCCTTTGAGGGGCTCTTCGTGGGTGGGTTCTCCTTCCTCTTCGCCAACACCGGCTTCGCCGCCGGGGCGACGGGCTCCGCAAACGCGGACATGGCGATCATCGGCCAGGCGATCCTGGGTACCGTGGGCGTGTTCATCGGCATGCTGGTGGTCTACCGCACCGGCGCGGTGAAGGTCACGCCCAAGTTCAACCGCATCGTCACCGGCGTGATCGTGGGCATCGCGGTGCTGGCCCTGGGTAACCTGCTCACCGCCCTGATCTTTGACTTCAACCCGCTGCGCGACGGCGGCCCGCTGGCCATCGTGTTCTCCCTGGTGTGCATCGTCCTCGCGGCGCTGTCCTTCCTCCAGGACTTTGACCAGGCCGATCGCCTGATCCGCGCGGGTGCCCCGGCCAAGAACGCCTGGGGCGTGGCCCTGGGCCTGGCCGTGACCCTGGTGTGGCTCTACACCGAGATCCTGCGCCTGCTCAGCTACCTGCGCAACGATTAA
- a CDS encoding lipase/acyltransferase domain-containing protein — protein MFLIKRSMKKAAAGIATIALCATAIPAAAAHEGHHVVFILPGQSVGALPYGLLQAALRASGFDARTLDLQGTDLRADAAHLAQEVERAHAEHPQATISLVGHSAGGMSARHYLKNLGGHSQVSNYIALGSPQYGSPSACLQPGPAHDLCPGSDFLRELNDQDDTPGDTAYYSLRSEREWADGRLDGGQCRMTPIPLPMPFLGGGFHHSIEPLQHETAGAVIAALNGTCTGEYVTEDIDTIAAKDTLFPNGI, from the coding sequence ATGTTTCTCATTAAACGTTCCATGAAGAAAGCGGCCGCTGGCATTGCCACTATTGCGCTCTGCGCCACCGCTATCCCCGCTGCCGCCGCTCACGAGGGCCACCACGTGGTATTCATCCTCCCCGGGCAAAGCGTGGGCGCCCTCCCCTACGGCCTGCTCCAAGCCGCGCTGCGAGCCAGCGGCTTCGATGCCCGCACCCTCGATCTTCAGGGCACCGACCTGCGTGCCGACGCCGCCCACCTCGCCCAGGAGGTTGAGCGTGCGCACGCCGAACACCCGCAGGCGACCATCTCCTTGGTGGGCCATAGCGCCGGCGGCATGAGCGCGCGCCACTATCTCAAGAACCTCGGCGGACACTCCCAGGTGAGCAACTATATTGCCCTGGGCAGCCCCCAATACGGCAGCCCCAGCGCCTGCCTCCAACCCGGCCCCGCCCACGACCTCTGCCCCGGCTCGGACTTCCTGCGCGAACTCAACGATCAGGACGATACCCCCGGCGATACCGCCTACTATTCCCTGCGATCGGAACGGGAATGGGCCGATGGTCGGCTCGACGGCGGTCAGTGCCGCATGACCCCCATTCCCCTGCCCATGCCGTTCCTCGGCGGCGGATTCCACCACTCCATCGAGCCGCTGCAACACGAAACCGCCGGGGCCGTGATTGCCGCCCTCAACGGCACCTGCACCGGGGAATACGTCACCGAAGATAT
- a CDS encoding flavodoxin domain-containing protein, with protein MIPQAQVLYESTYGATRRYAEALAERLGTTAQRIPETEPSPQENTPLIVLSPVFGPSIAAASYVARHDLGERPVACAAVGMTLVGEARRKDQMAGILGAKAERTQRFYLPGALYYSRISTAHRQIMRGIVAALRLKPGKSENERAMIQAYNKDVDRVDLGELEPLVEWAREAGAAIC; from the coding sequence GTGATACCGCAGGCACAGGTACTCTACGAATCCACCTACGGTGCCACCCGCCGCTACGCCGAGGCCCTGGCGGAGCGACTGGGCACCACCGCCCAGAGAATCCCGGAAACTGAGCCTAGCCCGCAGGAAAACACCCCGCTCATCGTGCTTTCTCCGGTGTTCGGCCCCAGTATCGCGGCGGCGTCCTACGTGGCCCGCCACGACCTCGGGGAGCGCCCCGTGGCCTGCGCGGCCGTGGGTATGACCCTGGTGGGGGAGGCCCGCCGTAAGGATCAGATGGCCGGAATCCTCGGGGCCAAGGCGGAGCGCACTCAGCGCTTTTACCTCCCCGGTGCGCTGTATTATTCCCGCATATCCACCGCGCACCGCCAGATCATGCGTGGCATCGTGGCGGCGCTGCGACTCAAGCCGGGAAAATCGGAGAACGAGCGCGCGATGATCCAGGCGTATAACAAAGACGTGGATCGGGTGGACCTCGGCGAACTTGAGCCTCTGGTGGAGTGGGCGCGAGAGGCGGGGGCTGCTATCTGTTAG
- a CDS encoding helix-turn-helix domain-containing protein, which translates to MSTAVRHSSIETTLPNEAESAQILDLVKALEDRGETIEAQPAIITADGTRHDIPGDLSRILLSAAKTLANGQGVTIVARHRLLTTQEAADMLNISRPTLIKILDEGAIPFEMRGSHRRIRLQHVINYQEALQTRRAEALDRMQSQGQADGIYDILDTTVDED; encoded by the coding sequence ATGAGCACCGCCGTCCGTCACTCCTCCATCGAAACCACCCTCCCCAACGAAGCCGAATCCGCCCAGATACTCGACCTAGTGAAGGCCTTGGAGGATCGCGGTGAGACGATCGAAGCCCAACCCGCCATCATCACTGCGGACGGAACCCGCCACGACATTCCCGGTGACCTCTCCCGTATTCTCCTCTCCGCCGCCAAAACTCTCGCCAATGGCCAAGGGGTGACCATCGTTGCCCGGCACCGCCTGCTTACCACCCAAGAGGCAGCGGACATGCTCAATATATCCCGCCCCACGCTCATCAAAATCCTTGACGAGGGAGCAATCCCCTTTGAGATGCGGGGAAGCCACCGGAGAATCCGGCTGCAACACGTCATCAACTATCAGGAAGCCCTACAGACACGCCGTGCTGAGGCCCTGGATCGTATGCAGAGCCAAGGCCAGGCCGATGGCATTTACGACATCCTCGACACCACAGTAGACGAGGACTGA
- the mca gene encoding mycothiol conjugate amidase Mca — translation MSGLRLLAIHAHPDDEASKGAATMAKYAAEGHRVMVVTCTGGERGDILNPAMDRPGIRERIHEVRREEMAEAARVLGVEHRWLGHVDSGLPEGDPLPPLPEGSFGLERGEDIAAELVEIIREFRPHVIITYDENGGYPHPDHLKVHEASMIAWDKAGDAEFRTTIDGQEQQPWEPLKLYYTHGFVYERIKAFHDLLVQRELESPYAEMLAMMEENKVDIMARVTTQVPCADYFEARDAALRAHATQIDPEGGFLITNAEDQADLWPTEEFELAATRVSSTLPENDLFAGIAE, via the coding sequence GTGAGCGGACTGCGCCTTTTGGCTATCCACGCCCACCCCGACGATGAGGCCTCCAAGGGGGCGGCCACGATGGCTAAGTACGCCGCCGAGGGCCACCGCGTGATGGTGGTGACCTGCACGGGCGGCGAGCGCGGCGATATTTTGAACCCCGCGATGGACCGCCCCGGAATCCGGGAGCGGATTCATGAGGTGCGCCGGGAGGAGATGGCGGAGGCCGCCCGGGTCTTAGGTGTGGAACACCGTTGGTTGGGGCACGTGGATTCCGGCCTGCCCGAGGGCGATCCGCTGCCCCCGCTGCCGGAGGGCTCCTTTGGCTTAGAGCGCGGCGAGGATATTGCCGCTGAATTAGTGGAGATTATCCGGGAGTTCCGCCCGCACGTGATTATTACGTACGACGAAAACGGTGGTTACCCGCACCCGGATCACCTCAAGGTGCACGAGGCCTCCATGATCGCCTGGGATAAGGCGGGCGACGCGGAGTTCCGTACCACCATCGACGGGCAGGAGCAGCAACCCTGGGAGCCGCTCAAGCTCTATTACACGCACGGCTTTGTGTACGAGCGGATCAAGGCTTTCCACGATCTGTTGGTGCAGCGCGAGTTGGAAAGCCCCTACGCGGAGATGCTGGCCATGATGGAGGAGAACAAGGTGGACATCATGGCCAGGGTGACCACGCAGGTGCCCTGCGCGGACTACTTTGAGGCTCGCGACGCCGCCCTGCGCGCCCACGCCACCCAAATCGACCCGGAGGGTGGGTTCCTCATCACCAACGCCGAGGATCAGGCCGACTTGTGGCCCACCGAGGAGTTTGAACTGGCAGCCACCAGGGTATCTAGTACTCTGCCGGAGAACGATCTCTTTGCGGGCATTGCGGAATAA
- a CDS encoding DUF5997 family protein, with amino-acid sequence MSESHQDQRTASGRTPSGTAMKAQTAAKKLGIYLPAAPEDFQNTAITHAQLRELQNNPPEWLAELRRTGPHPRPVVAQKLGITIAALKRHDLDKPLTTQEIKDLLANQPEWLGRERTALAEGRATEESGDAEDAS; translated from the coding sequence ATGAGCGAATCTCATCAGGATCAGCGCACCGCCTCCGGCCGCACCCCCTCCGGCACCGCCATGAAGGCCCAGACGGCGGCGAAAAAGCTCGGTATTTACCTCCCGGCGGCCCCGGAGGACTTCCAGAACACCGCCATTACCCACGCGCAGTTGCGTGAATTACAAAATAACCCGCCCGAGTGGCTGGCGGAATTGCGCCGCACCGGCCCGCACCCGCGCCCGGTGGTGGCCCAAAAACTGGGCATTACCATCGCGGCCCTCAAGCGGCACGACCTGGATAAGCCGCTGACCACGCAGGAAATCAAGGATCTCCTGGCCAACCAGCCGGAGTGGTTGGGCCGAGAGCGCACCGCCCTGGCCGAGGGGCGCGCCACGGAGGAATCTGGGGACGCCGAGGACGCCTCCTAG
- the glyA gene encoding serine hydroxymethyltransferase, which translates to MSKDVRTTPLAEVDPEVAAAISGELNRQRSTLEMIASENFVPRAVLEAQGSVLTNKYAEGYPGRRYYGGCEHVDVIEDLARDRATALFGAEYANVQPHSGAQANAAVLHAAARPGDKIMGLSLAHGGHLTHGMKINFSGRLYDVVAYEVDPETMRIDMDRVRELALEHRPKVLIAGWSAYPRTIDFAAFRSIADEVGAVLWTDMAHFAGLVAAGLHPSPVPHSDIVSSTVHKTLGGPRSGLILAKQEWAKKLNSAVFPGQQGGPLMHVVAAKATALKIAGTEEFKDRQARTLEGARLVAERLTAADCREAGVDVLTGGTDVHLVLADLRNSNLDGQQAEDLLHQVGITVNRNAVPFDPRPPAVSSGLRIGTSALATRGLDAAAFEEVADIIGTALAAGQNADVEALRARVGKIADHYPLYEGIEDWKMLA; encoded by the coding sequence ATGAGCAAGGACGTGCGCACAACCCCCCTGGCCGAGGTGGACCCCGAGGTCGCGGCGGCGATCTCGGGAGAGTTGAACCGTCAGCGCAGCACCCTGGAAATGATCGCCTCGGAGAACTTTGTGCCGCGCGCGGTTTTGGAGGCCCAGGGCTCGGTGCTCACCAATAAGTACGCCGAGGGGTACCCGGGCCGCCGCTATTACGGTGGCTGTGAGCACGTGGACGTGATCGAGGACCTGGCGCGCGATCGCGCCACCGCCCTTTTTGGTGCCGAGTACGCCAACGTGCAGCCGCACTCCGGCGCGCAGGCCAACGCCGCCGTGCTGCACGCGGCAGCCCGCCCCGGCGATAAGATCATGGGCCTTTCCCTGGCCCACGGCGGGCACCTCACCCACGGCATGAAGATCAACTTCTCCGGGCGGCTCTATGACGTGGTGGCCTACGAGGTGGACCCGGAGACCATGCGCATTGACATGGATCGCGTGCGCGAGTTGGCCCTGGAACACCGCCCCAAGGTGCTCATCGCCGGGTGGTCCGCGTATCCGCGCACCATCGACTTCGCGGCGTTCCGCTCGATTGCAGACGAGGTGGGGGCCGTGCTGTGGACGGACATGGCGCACTTTGCCGGCCTGGTGGCGGCGGGCTTGCACCCCTCCCCGGTGCCGCACTCGGACATCGTTTCCAGCACGGTACACAAGACCCTGGGTGGTCCGCGCTCTGGCCTGATTTTGGCCAAGCAGGAGTGGGCCAAGAAGCTCAACTCCGCGGTGTTCCCCGGCCAGCAGGGTGGCCCGCTCATGCATGTGGTGGCGGCCAAGGCCACGGCGTTGAAGATCGCCGGAACCGAGGAGTTCAAGGATCGTCAGGCCCGCACCCTGGAGGGCGCGCGCCTGGTGGCCGAGCGCCTCACCGCCGCCGATTGCCGCGAGGCCGGGGTGGACGTGCTCACCGGCGGTACCGACGTCCACCTGGTGCTGGCGGATCTGCGCAACTCCAACCTGGACGGACAGCAGGCGGAGGACCTGCTGCACCAGGTGGGGATCACCGTGAACCGCAATGCCGTGCCCTTCGATCCGCGCCCGCCGGCAGTGTCCTCGGGCCTGCGCATTGGCACCTCCGCGCTGGCCACCCGTGGGCTGGACGCGGCCGCCTTCGAGGAGGTGGCGGACATCATCGGTACCGCCCTGGCTGCGGGCCAGAACGCCGACGTGGAGGCGCTGCGCGCCCGCGTGGGCAAGATTGCCGATCACTACCCGCTCTACGAGGGCATTGAGGATTGGAAGATGTTGGCCTAA
- a CDS encoding LysR family transcriptional regulator substrate-binding protein: MLRLAFVTGTEPGKWFDRFAQRTRHGGLDPRDSDDPLSLLESGEVDLALVRLPDARVSDHHHRVLLYEEARGVAVPKDSIFAEVGQAVPAADLEGEMVNYRIPPSGEVDVAAVRTALQVVAANVGVVIAPRPLLKILSRKQVVPLELRDDSVPQTQIALVWHKERDGDAIQDFVGIARGRTVNSSRQAAPKRSAREKAKAKQDRRAQQKQPTGKNQGKRASQRRRKR, encoded by the coding sequence ATGTTGCGCCTTGCTTTTGTCACCGGCACGGAACCGGGAAAGTGGTTTGACCGCTTTGCGCAGCGCACCCGGCACGGGGGATTGGATCCCCGAGATAGCGATGATCCGCTGTCCCTGCTGGAATCGGGCGAGGTGGACCTTGCCCTGGTGCGTCTGCCCGATGCGCGGGTGAGCGATCACCACCACCGGGTATTGCTCTACGAGGAGGCGCGCGGGGTGGCGGTGCCCAAGGACAGCATCTTTGCGGAGGTGGGGCAAGCGGTTCCGGCCGCCGACCTGGAGGGGGAGATGGTGAATTACCGGATTCCCCCCTCTGGGGAGGTAGATGTGGCGGCGGTGCGCACGGCGCTTCAGGTGGTGGCCGCGAACGTGGGTGTGGTGATAGCCCCGCGCCCGCTGTTGAAGATCCTCAGCCGCAAGCAGGTGGTGCCCCTGGAACTGCGGGACGATTCCGTGCCGCAGACGCAGATCGCCTTGGTGTGGCACAAGGAGCGAGACGGTGACGCGATCCAGGACTTTGTGGGGATCGCGCGCGGGCGCACCGTTAATTCCTCCCGCCAGGCGGCCCCCAAGCGCAGCGCCAGGGAAAAGGCCAAGGCCAAGCAGGATAGAAGAGCACAGCAGAAGCAACCCACCGGGAAAAACCAGGGTAAGCGCGCGAGTCAGCGCAGGAGGAAGCGATGA